A genome region from Triticum aestivum cultivar Chinese Spring chromosome 2B, IWGSC CS RefSeq v2.1, whole genome shotgun sequence includes the following:
- the LOC123041863 gene encoding F-box protein At3g26010-like — MLRLAGYRSSIAAEKRRRRRVLMDNGGLRRRLKPSGAMEGKGSAKKARTTTSPEEEAVPAAAAAAASLLTDDLILEILSRLPARSVHRFKCVSPAWRDLIADPAHRKKLPHPLAGFLYNTYHRPDPRFYNFHFAKVSGAAAPPVDMSLSFLPPDEYWYVDQLDTCNGLLLCRAHMLPSSPSGDENTPVESHYIVCNPATGRWVDLPPHPEVPPGSRIFARLAFDPAVSSHFHVLQFKDSQQKEYVTGVNIYSSQTGAWICRESRLVEKISLFTGLAKCLLSRYAGLAWVTVSHEHGG; from the exons ATGCTACGGTTAGCAGGTTATCGATCCTCCATCGCCGCCGAgaagcgccgccgccgtcgcgtccTCATGGATAATGGCGGCCTACGCCGCCGCCTCAAACCAAG CGGCGCCATGGAGGGGAAAGGTTCCGCGAAGAAGGCAAGGACGACTACATCTCCAGAGGAGGAAgcagtgccggcggcggcggcggcggcggccagcctccTGACGGACGACCTCATCTTGGAGATCCTCTCCCGCCTTCCAGCCAGGTCCGTCCACCGCTTCAAGTGCGTCTCCCCGGCCTGGCGCGACCTTATCGCCGACCCCGCCCACCGCAAGAAGCTGCCCCATCCCCTCGCCGGTTTCCTGTACAACACCTACCACAGGCCGGACCCCCGCTTCTACAACTTTCACTTCGCCAAAGTCTCCGGCGCCGCAGCCCCGCCGGTGGACATGTCCCTCTCTTTCTTGCCACCCGACGAGTATTGGTATGTCGACCAGCTGGACACCTGCAATGGCCTCCTCCTCTGCCGCGCCCACATGCTCCCTTCTTCTCCTTCCGGGGACGAGAATACGCCGGTTGAATCCCATTACATCGTGTGCAATCCGGCCACCGGGAGGTGGGTCGACCTCCCCCCTCACCCCGAGGTGCCACCCGGCAGTCGCATCTTCGCTCGCTTGGCTTTTGATCCAGCAGTCTCGTCCCATTTCCACGTGCTTCAGTTTAAGGACAGCCAGCAGAAGGAATATGTCACAGGAGTGAACATCTACTCTTCTCAAACCGGGGCATGGATTTGTAGAGAGAGCCGCTTGGTTGAGAAAATTAGCCTGTTCACTGGCCTCGCAAAGTGTCTTCTTTCACGGTATGCTGGACTTGCTTGGGTTACTGTATCCCATGAACATGGAGGATGA
- the LOC123039352 gene encoding uncharacterized protein: MACRVPGLARLARDVSCQTHAVSAVLLENTSERIEQQINRRGFTEKARGGARGFGEAAARLVKTPPPDPLQDSAVQRLPKTPQLDALTPAYLLRRTGLLSGGSQATREARLNNLDKLLAIQKLDDHDIIKSNSYV; encoded by the exons atggcgtgccgcgtgccgggccTGGCCCGTTTAGCACGTGACGTGTCGTGCCAGACCCATGCTGTGTCGGCCGTGCTACTGG AGAACACATCTGAACGAATAGAGCAACAAATTAACCGCAGAGGTTTCACGGAG AAGGCTCGAGGGGGGGCTCGAGGATTTGGAGAAGCCGCCGCTCGACTCGTGAAGACGCCGCCGCCCGACCCTCTCCAAGACTCCGCCGTCCAGCGCCTCCCCAAGACGCCGCAGCTCGACGCCTTGACGCCGGCGTACCTCCTCCGGCGTACTGGACTTCTCTCCGGTG GTTCTCAGGCAACCAGAGAAGCAAGATTAAACAATTTGGACAAACTATTGGCCATTCAAAAACTGGATGATCATGACATCATCAAGAGCAATTCATATGTATGA
- the LOC123041864 gene encoding F-box protein At5g07610 gives MEEESSVHKKARATNPPASAQEAVPVAEAASLLTDDLIVEILSRLPARSIHRFKCVSPSWRALITDPANRKKLPQALAGFLYSTYHWADPRFLKFHFASVSVDAPPPVDLSLAFLPPDKYLYVDQLDACNGLLLCLCYMAHSPPSTDKRTPLESHFIVCNPATERWVDLPPHAKVPKGHRGVARLGFDPAVSSHFHVLQFEETDQEDCVTGVNIYSSQTGAWKRRQSRLVEKITLYAGLASVFFHGMLHLLGMLKPMKLDDDAVLVAVDMEGQVWKAIRVPSGGLSFGTIGLSQGRLHYATTSLGIVDKNKKEDTSLATKIASVWCMEDYDSKEWVLKHSVSNDELRSKTKAEYKVTAIHPDRDTIFLDSCDVDTLASYDMQHREFRRILNLKKDRAPLFVPYVPLFSDSLAGADGQ, from the coding sequence atggaggaggagagcTCTGTGCACAAGAAGGCAAGGGCGACGAACCCTCCGGCGTCGGCGCAGGAGGCAGTTCCGGTGGCGGAGGCGGCCAGCCTCCTCACGGACGACCTCATCGTGGAGATCCTCTCCCGCCTCCCCGCGAGGTCCATCCACCGCTTCAAGTGCGTCTCGCCGTCCTGGCGCGCCCTCATCACGGACCCCGCCAACCGCAAGAAGCTGCCCCAGGCCCTCGCCGGCTTCCTCTACAGCACCTACCACTGGGCAGATCCCCGCTTCCTTAAGTTCCATTTCGCCAGCGTCTCCGTCGACGCACCCCCGCCGGTCGACCTGTCCCTCGCTTTCCTGCCACCCGACAAGTACCTGTATGTCGACCAGCTGGACGCCTGCAATGGCCTTCTCCTCTGCCTCTGCTACATGGCCCATTCTCCCCCTTCAACGGACAAGCGTACGCCGCTTGAATCTCATTTCATCGTGTGCAATCCGGCCACTGAGAGGTGGGTTGATCTGCCCCCTCACGCCAAGGTGCCAAAAGGCCATCGCGGCGTAGCTCGTTTGGGTTTTGATCCAGCAGTCTCGTCCCATTTCCACGTTCTTCAGTTTGAGGAGACCGATCAGGAGGATTGCGTCACAGGAGTGAACATCTACTCTTCGCAAACTGGAGCCTGGAAGCGTAGACAAAGCCGCTTGGTTGAGAAAATTACCCTGTACGCTGGCCTTGCAAGTGTCTTCTTTCATGGTATGCTGCACTTGCTTGGTATGCTGAAACCCATGAAGCTGGACGACGATGCTGTGCTGGTAGCAGTGGACATGGAGGGGCAGGTGTGGAAGGCTATCCGTGTGCCATCAGGTGGTTTGAGTTTTGGTACGATTGGATTGTCACAGGGGCGCTTGCACTATGCTACCACATCCCTAGGTATTGTTGATAAGAACAAGAAGGAGGATACATCCCTAGCTACCAAGATAGCATCAGTCTGGTGCATGGAAGATTATGATAGTAAAGAATGGGTCTTGAAGCATAGTGTCAGCAATGATGAGTTGCGAAGCAAAACCAAGGCGGAGTACAAGGTGACTGCTATTCATCCAGATCGTGACACTATTTTCCTGGATTCATGTGATGTTGATACATTGGCATCTTATGATATGCAACATCGGGAATTCCGTCGTATCCTTAATCTTAAGAAAGACAGAGCACCACTATTTGTACCCTATGTTCCACTCTTCTCAGACTCATTAGCAGGCGCGGATGGGCAGTAG